In the genome of Vicia villosa cultivar HV-30 ecotype Madison, WI linkage group LG7, Vvil1.0, whole genome shotgun sequence, one region contains:
- the LOC131618754 gene encoding uncharacterized protein LOC131618754 has product MEDSTFLSQRKYAKNIVKKFGMVIVSHKRTLAPTHLKLSKDEGGISVDQSLYRIMIGSLLYLTANKPYIVFGVGVYARYQAEPKFYQHLQNPIQHSRTKHNDIRHHFIRELIEDKLICLEHVSIEIQLVDIFTKALDATQFENLRSKLGVCIFEEP; this is encoded by the exons atggaaGACTCCACCTTTTTGTCTCAAAGAAAATATGCCAAGAACatagtcaaaaagtttggaatggtaATTGTGAGTCACAAAAGAACTCTTGCACCAACACACCTAAAGCTATCTAAAGATGAAGGGGGCATAAGTGTTGACCAGAGTTTGTACAGGATCATGATTGGAAGCTTGCTATATCTAACAGCCAACAAACCATATATTGTATTTGGAGTTGGAGTATATGCTAGATATCAAGCAGAGCCAAAG TTCTATCAACATCTCCAAAATCCAATTCAGCATAGCAGAACCAAACATAATGATATCCGACATCACTTTATTAGAGAACTTATAGAAGACAAGTTGATTTGCTTGGAACATGTATCCATTGAAATTCAGCTAGttgacattttcacaaaagctcttgatgctacacagtttgaaAACTTGCGAAGCAAGCTAGGAGTCTGCATCTTTGAGGAaccataa